Proteins encoded in a region of the Tripterygium wilfordii isolate XIE 37 chromosome 21, ASM1340144v1, whole genome shotgun sequence genome:
- the LOC119988656 gene encoding BTB/POZ domain-containing protein At5g47800-like isoform X3, producing the protein MKFMKIGTRPDIFYTEEATSRTVISDIPSDIVIKINNISYFLHKFPLLPRCGLLQRLCADSTDSSIVTIELHDIPGGGEAFELCAKFCYGITINLSAHNFVSAFCAAKFLQMNEVVEKGNFALKLDTFFNSCILEGWKDSIVTLQTTAKLIEWSENYGIIRRCIDSIVEKVLTPPSKVSWSYTYTRPGFSKHQQSVPRDWWTEDISDLDIHLFRYVITAIRSTFMLQPQLIGEALHVYALRWLPDTTKIRSLAESSVSQTDETIEKQKRILETIVSMIPGDRGSVSVSFLLRLLSFGNFLGASSLIKTELTKRACLQLEEATVNDLVFPSHSSSDQHFYDVELVLAVLESFLVQWRRQSPAPTDNNELKKSIRKVAKLIDSYLQVIARDANMPVSKLVTLVEALPDVARKSHDDLYKAINIYLKEHPDMSKADKKDVCRILDCQKLSPEVRAHAIKNERLPLRTVVQILFFEQEKGSRPPENKMPLQELIRRKHTPSPEDDLAKLELGPNEQSRGAEGTRKTAAPQSSIVIDEQRTKKPDKKIMRGEIDEAGSEKGREFREQGNSGTKVDTKKIIPKGSARER; encoded by the exons CAGGACAGTCATTTCTGATATTCCGAGCGATATTGTCATTAAAATTAACAACATTAGCTACTTTCTCCATAAG tttcctcttctaCCAAGATGTGGTCTCTTGCAAAGGCTTTGTGCTGATTCTACCGATTCAAGCATCGTTACGATAGAGCTTCATGATATTCCTGGTGGCGGGGAGGCTTTCGAGCTCTGTGCTAAGTTCTGCTATGGAATAACTATCAATCTTAGTGCACATAACTTTGTGTCTGCCTTCTGTGCTGCTAAATTTCTGCAAATGAATGAGGTGGTCGAGAAGGGAAACTTTGCTCTAAAACTTGACACTTTCTTCAACTCGTGCATTCTCGAAGGCTGGAAAGACTCCATTGTCACCCTGCAAACCACAGCTAAGCTGATTGAATGGTCAGAAAACTATGGAATCATCAGAAGATGCATTGATTCGATTGTTGAGAAAGTTCTTACACCCCCATCAAAG GTCTCTTGGTCCTACACCTACACTAGACCAGGTTTCAGCAAACATCAACAATCTGTTCCGAGGGATTGGTGGACGGAGGACATATCTGATCTTGACATACACCTGTTCCGGTATGTAATTACAGCAATCAGATCGACATTTATGCTTCAACCGCAGCTTATTGGGGAAGCTTTGCATGTCTATGCCTTGCGTTGGCTACCTGATACTACAAAGATTAGATCTTTAGCTGAAAGTTCAGTATCTCAAACTgatgaaacaattgaaaaacaaaaacgaATTCTTGAAACTATAGTTAGCATGATTCCGGGAGATAGAGGATCAGTTTCTGTTAGTTTCTTGCTTAGGCTCCTTAGTTTTGGAAATTTTCTTGGAGCATCTTCTCTGATAAAGACAGAACTCACAAAAAGAGCTTGTCTGCAGTTAGAGGAGGCAACTGTGAACGACCTGGTCTTTCCTTCACACTCATCGTCTGATCAGCATTTCTATGATGTAGAATTGGTCCTGGCAGTGCTAGAAAGTTTCTTAGTGCAATGGAGACGACAATCCCCTGCACCTACCGATAACAATGaactaaaaaaatcaattagaaAAGTTGCAAAACTGATTGATTCCTATCTTCAAGTTATTGCGAGGGACGCCAACATGCCAGTATCCAAACTGGTAACTCTTGTAGAAGCTTTGCCTGACGTTGCCCGAAAGAGTCACGACGATCTGTACAAGGCAATCAACATTTACCTCAAG GAGCATCCGGATATGAGCAAAGCAGACAAGAAGGATGTATGCAGGATTCTTGACTGTCAAAAATTGTCACCAGAAGTACGTGCACATGCTATAAAGAATGAGCGGCTACCATTGAGAACCGTTGTGCAAATCCTCTTCTTTGAGCAAGAGAAAGGCTCCAGGCCTCCTGAAAATAAAATGCCATTACAGGAACTTATCAGGAGAAAACATACACCATCTCCTGAAGATGATTTGGCCAAACTAGAATTGGGTCCAAATGAACAATCTAGAGGAGCTGAGGGAACTAGAAAAACAGCAGCACCTCAAAGCAGCATTGTAATAGatgaacaaagaacaaaaaaaccaGATAAGAAGATAATGAGAGGAGAGATTGATGAAGCGGGATccgagaagggaagagaatttAGAGAACAAGGGAATTCTGGAACCAAGGTGGATACAAAGAAGATTATACCAAAGGGAAGTGCTAGAGAGAGGTAG
- the LOC119988656 gene encoding BTB/POZ domain-containing protein At5g47800-like isoform X4 — MKFMKIGTRPDIFYTEEATRTVISDIPSDIVIKINNISYFLHKFPLLPRCGLLQRLCADSTDSSIVTIELHDIPGGGEAFELCAKFCYGITINLSAHNFVSAFCAAKFLQMNEVVEKGNFALKLDTFFNSCILEGWKDSIVTLQTTAKLIEWSENYGIIRRCIDSIVEKVLTPPSKVSWSYTYTRPGFSKHQQSVPRDWWTEDISDLDIHLFRYVITAIRSTFMLQPQLIGEALHVYALRWLPDTTKIRSLAESSVSQTDETIEKQKRILETIVSMIPGDRGSVSVSFLLRLLSFGNFLGASSLIKTELTKRACLQLEEATVNDLVFPSHSSSDQHFYDVELVLAVLESFLVQWRRQSPAPTDNNELKKSIRKVAKLIDSYLQVIARDANMPVSKLVTLVEALPDVARKSHDDLYKAINIYLKEHPDMSKADKKDVCRILDCQKLSPEVRAHAIKNERLPLRTVVQILFFEQEKGSRPPENKMPLQELIRRKHTPSPEDDLAKLELGPNEQSRGAEGTRKTAAPQSSIVIDEQRTKKPDKKIMRGEIDEAGSEKGREFREQGNSGTKVDTKKIIPKGSARER, encoded by the exons GACAGTCATTTCTGATATTCCGAGCGATATTGTCATTAAAATTAACAACATTAGCTACTTTCTCCATAAG tttcctcttctaCCAAGATGTGGTCTCTTGCAAAGGCTTTGTGCTGATTCTACCGATTCAAGCATCGTTACGATAGAGCTTCATGATATTCCTGGTGGCGGGGAGGCTTTCGAGCTCTGTGCTAAGTTCTGCTATGGAATAACTATCAATCTTAGTGCACATAACTTTGTGTCTGCCTTCTGTGCTGCTAAATTTCTGCAAATGAATGAGGTGGTCGAGAAGGGAAACTTTGCTCTAAAACTTGACACTTTCTTCAACTCGTGCATTCTCGAAGGCTGGAAAGACTCCATTGTCACCCTGCAAACCACAGCTAAGCTGATTGAATGGTCAGAAAACTATGGAATCATCAGAAGATGCATTGATTCGATTGTTGAGAAAGTTCTTACACCCCCATCAAAG GTCTCTTGGTCCTACACCTACACTAGACCAGGTTTCAGCAAACATCAACAATCTGTTCCGAGGGATTGGTGGACGGAGGACATATCTGATCTTGACATACACCTGTTCCGGTATGTAATTACAGCAATCAGATCGACATTTATGCTTCAACCGCAGCTTATTGGGGAAGCTTTGCATGTCTATGCCTTGCGTTGGCTACCTGATACTACAAAGATTAGATCTTTAGCTGAAAGTTCAGTATCTCAAACTgatgaaacaattgaaaaacaaaaacgaATTCTTGAAACTATAGTTAGCATGATTCCGGGAGATAGAGGATCAGTTTCTGTTAGTTTCTTGCTTAGGCTCCTTAGTTTTGGAAATTTTCTTGGAGCATCTTCTCTGATAAAGACAGAACTCACAAAAAGAGCTTGTCTGCAGTTAGAGGAGGCAACTGTGAACGACCTGGTCTTTCCTTCACACTCATCGTCTGATCAGCATTTCTATGATGTAGAATTGGTCCTGGCAGTGCTAGAAAGTTTCTTAGTGCAATGGAGACGACAATCCCCTGCACCTACCGATAACAATGaactaaaaaaatcaattagaaAAGTTGCAAAACTGATTGATTCCTATCTTCAAGTTATTGCGAGGGACGCCAACATGCCAGTATCCAAACTGGTAACTCTTGTAGAAGCTTTGCCTGACGTTGCCCGAAAGAGTCACGACGATCTGTACAAGGCAATCAACATTTACCTCAAG GAGCATCCGGATATGAGCAAAGCAGACAAGAAGGATGTATGCAGGATTCTTGACTGTCAAAAATTGTCACCAGAAGTACGTGCACATGCTATAAAGAATGAGCGGCTACCATTGAGAACCGTTGTGCAAATCCTCTTCTTTGAGCAAGAGAAAGGCTCCAGGCCTCCTGAAAATAAAATGCCATTACAGGAACTTATCAGGAGAAAACATACACCATCTCCTGAAGATGATTTGGCCAAACTAGAATTGGGTCCAAATGAACAATCTAGAGGAGCTGAGGGAACTAGAAAAACAGCAGCACCTCAAAGCAGCATTGTAATAGatgaacaaagaacaaaaaaaccaGATAAGAAGATAATGAGAGGAGAGATTGATGAAGCGGGATccgagaagggaagagaatttAGAGAACAAGGGAATTCTGGAACCAAGGTGGATACAAAGAAGATTATACCAAAGGGAAGTGCTAGAGAGAGGTAG
- the LOC119988656 gene encoding BTB/POZ domain-containing protein At5g47800-like isoform X2: MKFMKIGTRPDIFYTEEATRTVISDIPSDIVIKINNISYFLHKLQFPLLPRCGLLQRLCADSTDSSIVTIELHDIPGGGEAFELCAKFCYGITINLSAHNFVSAFCAAKFLQMNEVVEKGNFALKLDTFFNSCILEGWKDSIVTLQTTAKLIEWSENYGIIRRCIDSIVEKVLTPPSKVSWSYTYTRPGFSKHQQSVPRDWWTEDISDLDIHLFRYVITAIRSTFMLQPQLIGEALHVYALRWLPDTTKIRSLAESSVSQTDETIEKQKRILETIVSMIPGDRGSVSVSFLLRLLSFGNFLGASSLIKTELTKRACLQLEEATVNDLVFPSHSSSDQHFYDVELVLAVLESFLVQWRRQSPAPTDNNELKKSIRKVAKLIDSYLQVIARDANMPVSKLVTLVEALPDVARKSHDDLYKAINIYLKEHPDMSKADKKDVCRILDCQKLSPEVRAHAIKNERLPLRTVVQILFFEQEKGSRPPENKMPLQELIRRKHTPSPEDDLAKLELGPNEQSRGAEGTRKTAAPQSSIVIDEQRTKKPDKKIMRGEIDEAGSEKGREFREQGNSGTKVDTKKIIPKGSARER, encoded by the exons GACAGTCATTTCTGATATTCCGAGCGATATTGTCATTAAAATTAACAACATTAGCTACTTTCTCCATAAG ctgcagtttcctcttctaCCAAGATGTGGTCTCTTGCAAAGGCTTTGTGCTGATTCTACCGATTCAAGCATCGTTACGATAGAGCTTCATGATATTCCTGGTGGCGGGGAGGCTTTCGAGCTCTGTGCTAAGTTCTGCTATGGAATAACTATCAATCTTAGTGCACATAACTTTGTGTCTGCCTTCTGTGCTGCTAAATTTCTGCAAATGAATGAGGTGGTCGAGAAGGGAAACTTTGCTCTAAAACTTGACACTTTCTTCAACTCGTGCATTCTCGAAGGCTGGAAAGACTCCATTGTCACCCTGCAAACCACAGCTAAGCTGATTGAATGGTCAGAAAACTATGGAATCATCAGAAGATGCATTGATTCGATTGTTGAGAAAGTTCTTACACCCCCATCAAAG GTCTCTTGGTCCTACACCTACACTAGACCAGGTTTCAGCAAACATCAACAATCTGTTCCGAGGGATTGGTGGACGGAGGACATATCTGATCTTGACATACACCTGTTCCGGTATGTAATTACAGCAATCAGATCGACATTTATGCTTCAACCGCAGCTTATTGGGGAAGCTTTGCATGTCTATGCCTTGCGTTGGCTACCTGATACTACAAAGATTAGATCTTTAGCTGAAAGTTCAGTATCTCAAACTgatgaaacaattgaaaaacaaaaacgaATTCTTGAAACTATAGTTAGCATGATTCCGGGAGATAGAGGATCAGTTTCTGTTAGTTTCTTGCTTAGGCTCCTTAGTTTTGGAAATTTTCTTGGAGCATCTTCTCTGATAAAGACAGAACTCACAAAAAGAGCTTGTCTGCAGTTAGAGGAGGCAACTGTGAACGACCTGGTCTTTCCTTCACACTCATCGTCTGATCAGCATTTCTATGATGTAGAATTGGTCCTGGCAGTGCTAGAAAGTTTCTTAGTGCAATGGAGACGACAATCCCCTGCACCTACCGATAACAATGaactaaaaaaatcaattagaaAAGTTGCAAAACTGATTGATTCCTATCTTCAAGTTATTGCGAGGGACGCCAACATGCCAGTATCCAAACTGGTAACTCTTGTAGAAGCTTTGCCTGACGTTGCCCGAAAGAGTCACGACGATCTGTACAAGGCAATCAACATTTACCTCAAG GAGCATCCGGATATGAGCAAAGCAGACAAGAAGGATGTATGCAGGATTCTTGACTGTCAAAAATTGTCACCAGAAGTACGTGCACATGCTATAAAGAATGAGCGGCTACCATTGAGAACCGTTGTGCAAATCCTCTTCTTTGAGCAAGAGAAAGGCTCCAGGCCTCCTGAAAATAAAATGCCATTACAGGAACTTATCAGGAGAAAACATACACCATCTCCTGAAGATGATTTGGCCAAACTAGAATTGGGTCCAAATGAACAATCTAGAGGAGCTGAGGGAACTAGAAAAACAGCAGCACCTCAAAGCAGCATTGTAATAGatgaacaaagaacaaaaaaaccaGATAAGAAGATAATGAGAGGAGAGATTGATGAAGCGGGATccgagaagggaagagaatttAGAGAACAAGGGAATTCTGGAACCAAGGTGGATACAAAGAAGATTATACCAAAGGGAAGTGCTAGAGAGAGGTAG
- the LOC119988656 gene encoding BTB/POZ domain-containing protein At5g47800-like isoform X1 has protein sequence MKFMKIGTRPDIFYTEEATSRTVISDIPSDIVIKINNISYFLHKLQFPLLPRCGLLQRLCADSTDSSIVTIELHDIPGGGEAFELCAKFCYGITINLSAHNFVSAFCAAKFLQMNEVVEKGNFALKLDTFFNSCILEGWKDSIVTLQTTAKLIEWSENYGIIRRCIDSIVEKVLTPPSKVSWSYTYTRPGFSKHQQSVPRDWWTEDISDLDIHLFRYVITAIRSTFMLQPQLIGEALHVYALRWLPDTTKIRSLAESSVSQTDETIEKQKRILETIVSMIPGDRGSVSVSFLLRLLSFGNFLGASSLIKTELTKRACLQLEEATVNDLVFPSHSSSDQHFYDVELVLAVLESFLVQWRRQSPAPTDNNELKKSIRKVAKLIDSYLQVIARDANMPVSKLVTLVEALPDVARKSHDDLYKAINIYLKEHPDMSKADKKDVCRILDCQKLSPEVRAHAIKNERLPLRTVVQILFFEQEKGSRPPENKMPLQELIRRKHTPSPEDDLAKLELGPNEQSRGAEGTRKTAAPQSSIVIDEQRTKKPDKKIMRGEIDEAGSEKGREFREQGNSGTKVDTKKIIPKGSARER, from the exons CAGGACAGTCATTTCTGATATTCCGAGCGATATTGTCATTAAAATTAACAACATTAGCTACTTTCTCCATAAG ctgcagtttcctcttctaCCAAGATGTGGTCTCTTGCAAAGGCTTTGTGCTGATTCTACCGATTCAAGCATCGTTACGATAGAGCTTCATGATATTCCTGGTGGCGGGGAGGCTTTCGAGCTCTGTGCTAAGTTCTGCTATGGAATAACTATCAATCTTAGTGCACATAACTTTGTGTCTGCCTTCTGTGCTGCTAAATTTCTGCAAATGAATGAGGTGGTCGAGAAGGGAAACTTTGCTCTAAAACTTGACACTTTCTTCAACTCGTGCATTCTCGAAGGCTGGAAAGACTCCATTGTCACCCTGCAAACCACAGCTAAGCTGATTGAATGGTCAGAAAACTATGGAATCATCAGAAGATGCATTGATTCGATTGTTGAGAAAGTTCTTACACCCCCATCAAAG GTCTCTTGGTCCTACACCTACACTAGACCAGGTTTCAGCAAACATCAACAATCTGTTCCGAGGGATTGGTGGACGGAGGACATATCTGATCTTGACATACACCTGTTCCGGTATGTAATTACAGCAATCAGATCGACATTTATGCTTCAACCGCAGCTTATTGGGGAAGCTTTGCATGTCTATGCCTTGCGTTGGCTACCTGATACTACAAAGATTAGATCTTTAGCTGAAAGTTCAGTATCTCAAACTgatgaaacaattgaaaaacaaaaacgaATTCTTGAAACTATAGTTAGCATGATTCCGGGAGATAGAGGATCAGTTTCTGTTAGTTTCTTGCTTAGGCTCCTTAGTTTTGGAAATTTTCTTGGAGCATCTTCTCTGATAAAGACAGAACTCACAAAAAGAGCTTGTCTGCAGTTAGAGGAGGCAACTGTGAACGACCTGGTCTTTCCTTCACACTCATCGTCTGATCAGCATTTCTATGATGTAGAATTGGTCCTGGCAGTGCTAGAAAGTTTCTTAGTGCAATGGAGACGACAATCCCCTGCACCTACCGATAACAATGaactaaaaaaatcaattagaaAAGTTGCAAAACTGATTGATTCCTATCTTCAAGTTATTGCGAGGGACGCCAACATGCCAGTATCCAAACTGGTAACTCTTGTAGAAGCTTTGCCTGACGTTGCCCGAAAGAGTCACGACGATCTGTACAAGGCAATCAACATTTACCTCAAG GAGCATCCGGATATGAGCAAAGCAGACAAGAAGGATGTATGCAGGATTCTTGACTGTCAAAAATTGTCACCAGAAGTACGTGCACATGCTATAAAGAATGAGCGGCTACCATTGAGAACCGTTGTGCAAATCCTCTTCTTTGAGCAAGAGAAAGGCTCCAGGCCTCCTGAAAATAAAATGCCATTACAGGAACTTATCAGGAGAAAACATACACCATCTCCTGAAGATGATTTGGCCAAACTAGAATTGGGTCCAAATGAACAATCTAGAGGAGCTGAGGGAACTAGAAAAACAGCAGCACCTCAAAGCAGCATTGTAATAGatgaacaaagaacaaaaaaaccaGATAAGAAGATAATGAGAGGAGAGATTGATGAAGCGGGATccgagaagggaagagaatttAGAGAACAAGGGAATTCTGGAACCAAGGTGGATACAAAGAAGATTATACCAAAGGGAAGTGCTAGAGAGAGGTAG